A section of the Macadamia integrifolia cultivar HAES 741 chromosome 9, SCU_Mint_v3, whole genome shotgun sequence genome encodes:
- the LOC122088195 gene encoding uncharacterized protein LOC122088195, protein MELFHNAKAVRLRSHHEKYLLAEEDEEGVCQERNGSSKRARWTVEFIENANVIRLKGFYGKYLTASNVPFLLGMTGRKVLQTLPRRLDSSVEWEPIREGFQIRLKTRYGNFLRANGGLPPWRNSITHDVPHRTATQDWVLWDVDIVEIKVDSPPRPTPVVTRQDSEPTSPKLSKQESIDSYVCTPPKPDGRSIYYNIADDKGDVQDAIEGPNFIFKGSSVDELTQKLEEETGLEGITVCSRNILNGKLYPLRLHLPPNNVTMHVVVVPASSKAARDFANPA, encoded by the exons ATGGAACTCTTCCACAACGCGAAGGCCGTCCGGCTACGGAGCCACCACGAGAAGTATCTACTCGCGGAGGAAGACGAAGAAGGGGTTTGTCAAGAACGGAATGGATCTTCTAAAAGGGCTAGATGGACGGTGGAGTTCATCGAAAACGCCAATGTTATCCGTCTAAAGGGCTTCTACGGCAAATACCTCACAGCCTCTAATGTCCCCTTCCTACTTGGGATGACGGGTCGCAAGGTTCTTCAGACTCTGCCCAGGAGGTTGGATTCCTCTGTGGAATGGGAACCCATCAGGGAAGGATTTCAGATCAGACTCAAGACCCGTTACGGAAACTTTCTGAGAGCCAATGGAGGTCTACCTCCTTGGCGTAACTCCATTACTCACGATGTCCCCCACAGAACCGCCACTCAGGATTGGGTTCTCTGGGATGTTGATATTGTTGAGATTAAAGTCGATTCCCCTCCTCGTCCGACCCCAGTTGTTACTCGACAAGATTCTGAACCCACATCTCCCAAATTATCAAAGCAAGAG TCGATTGATTCTTATGTCTGTACGCCACCAAAGCCTGATGGTCGGTCTATCTATTACAATATAGCTGATGACAAAGGTGATGTTCAAGATGCCATTGAGGGTcctaatttcatttttaagggGAGTAGTGTAGATGAATTGACACAGAAGTTGGAGGAAGAGACTGGGCTTGAAGGTATCACTGTTTGTTCTCGCAATATCTTGAATGGCAAACTTTACCCCCTTCGCTTGCATCTCCCGCCCAATAATGTCACTATGCATGTGGTTGTCGTTCCTGCCTCATCAAAGG CTGCAAGAGATTTTGCGAATCCGGCATGA
- the LOC122089566 gene encoding uncharacterized protein LOC122089566, whose protein sequence is MEFFEKGKSVRLKSHLDKYLFAEDDGETVRQSRNFSSRKTRWTVEFVEGKNHLLRFKSSHGRYLTASDAPFLLGVAGKRVTQSLPSTKCEYSSVEWEPQRNGNQVKLRSSESTFLRANGGVPPWRSSITHDVLQFPATQDWVSWYVQLVENPEGDDDDNESVADYQSQISTLSSVTDDLLLDSEPDSPLSTALSKAKKFSFSGLAKSSKFSFPKSSKHSLTSSESVKDISDYESYASKVRFPSFLLHILFVTSTCPRNKMVNGLEGQDHTIIVMVSVVPTLIFMLRIWIFILSKSSLGVG, encoded by the coding sequence ATGGAATTTTTCGAGAAAGGCAAGTCTGTTAGGCTCAAAAGCCACCTAGACAAGTACCTCTTCGCCGAAGACGACGGAGAAACTGTTCGACAAAGCCGCAACTTTTCCTCAAGGAAAACGAGGTGGACGGTGGAGTTCGTGGAAGGGAAGAACCATTTGTTGCGATTCAAGAGCAGTCACGGCCGTTACCTCACCGCCTCCGATGCTCCCTTCCTTCTGGGTGTAGCAGGGAAGCGAGTCACCCAGTCGCTTCCTTCCACCAAATGTGAGTACTCTTCGGTGGAGTGGGAACCCCAAAGGAATGGGAATCAGGTGAAGCTCAGGTCATCGGAGAGTACATTCTTGAGGGCTAATGGTGGTGTGCCGCCTTGGAGAAGCTCCATAACCCACGACGTCCTACAGTTTCCGGCTACACAAGATTGGGTATCTTGGTATGTGCAATTGGTGGAAAACCCTGAAGgcgatgatgatgataatgagtCTGTCGCCGATTACCAATCGCAGATATCGACCTTATCTTCTGTGACGGACGATCTGTTACTGGATTCCGAACCAGATTCGCCATTGTCGACGGCGTTGAGCAAAGctaagaaattttcattttcggGTTTGGCGAAATCTTCCAAATTCTCTTTCCCCAAGTCTTCCAAGCATTCTTTGACGAGCTCGGAGTCGGTAAAGGACATCTCCGACTATGAATCTTATGCGAGCAAGGTTAggttcccttcttttcttctccataTCCTGTTTGTTACCAGCACTTGTCCACGAAATAAAATGGTCAACGGTTTGGAGGGTCAGGATCATACAATCATTGTGATGGTTAGTGTTGTTCCTACTCTCATCTTTATGTTGAGGATCTGGATTTTTATTCTTAGCAAGTCTTCCTTGGGAGTTgggtag